One region of Oryza sativa Japonica Group chromosome 10, ASM3414082v1 genomic DNA includes:
- the LOC107275807 gene encoding uncharacterized protein isoform X1: MASPPPSPSASRAVAVERSPRFGLEPSSSSSSSSSSAPSRNELLTMVKKHSHLIGWTVVDAEDDASDVGMDDRFWHEMLDLFFVRGRVSKRREEDDLVFFVNNNMKMHGHGFNDNMEDPPPFFVRRWAPMLEKISNINSAGVDWERSFYLNLIAHTSYTVTVAICSVRDLCSRAEKSKPLSPVYKVTKTVYASPSRVNFHLDRRKAVETVPAYPNICFSVDDFDDTFDAVVLSDPEHCYCVILNAHDGAAFPEDTESKNASSNLLNTGSNQEKPPKRTLFSGYVSYQNVREAYNAGRSQFGSLLSLGHDQTKLDKLYMRGPEGRGEVEVAVSGIADQSHERSKKDPGDSFRVFVHRAASAASKLAKHAYEAASTNKRFDHELLPLKCCLMSVSLPWDYIAHDLLHKETPPLDL, encoded by the exons atggcgtctcctcctccttcgccctCCGCATCACGCGCAGTCGCAGTCGAGAGATCACCGAGGTTCGGCTTggagccctcctcctcctcctcctcctcgtcgtcgtcggccccCTCAAG GAATGAGCTGCTGACTATGGTGAAAAAACATTCCCATTTGATTGGGTGGACAGTTGTTGATGCTGAAGATGATGCATCAGACGTGGGAATGGATGATCGATTCTGGCATGAAATGCTTGATCTTTTCTTCGTGCGTGGTAGGGTTTCAAAGAGGAGGGAAGAGGATGACCTCGTCTTTTTTGTTAATAATAATATG AAAATGCATGGCCATGGGTTCAACGATAACATGGAAGATCCACCTCCTTTTTTTGTGAGAAGATGGGCTCCTATG CTTGAAAAGATCAGCAATATAAATTCAGCTGGAGTTGATTGGGAGCGTTCATTCTATTTGAATTTAATTGCTCACACATCATACACTGTTACAGTTGCAATATGCAG TGTCAGGGATCTTTGCAGCCGTGCAGAGAAAAGCAAACCATTATCACCAGTTTATAAG GTCACAAAAACTGTGTATGCATCCCCAAGCCGTGTAAATTTTCATCTTGATCGAAGAAAG GCTGTGGAAACTGTACCTGCATATCCCAATATTTGTTTCTCAGTTGATGACTTCGATGATACTTTTGATGCTGTT GTTTTGTCAGACCCCGAACATTGCTATTGTGTGATTCTCAATGCACATGATGGGGCAGCTTTTCCTGAAGACACTGAATCGAAGAATGCCAGCTCAAATCTACTAAACACTGGGAGCAACCAAGAAAAACCACCAAAG AGAACACTCTTCTCAGGCTACGTTAGCTACCAAAATGTTCGAGAAGCCTACAATG CTGGCAGATCACAATTTGGGAGCTTACTCTCACTCGGGCATGACCAAACTAAACTTGATAAACTTTATATGAGGGGCCCTGAAGGACGTGGGGAAGTTGAAGTAGCTGTTTCTGGAATTGCAG ATCAGAGCCATGAGAGATCAAAGAAAGATCCAGGAGATAGCTTTCGAGTCTTTGTTCATAGGGCAGCTTCTGCTGCATCAAAGCTGGCAAAGCATGCCTACGAGGCTGCATCTACCAACAAACGATTTGATCATGAGCTTCTGCCTCTGAAATGTTGCTTGATGTCGGTATCTCTTCCTTGGGACTACATTGCACATGACCTGCTACACAAG GAAACCCCTCCGCTGGACCTATGA
- the LOC107275807 gene encoding uncharacterized protein isoform X2, whose product MVKKHSHLIGWTVVDAEDDASDVGMDDRFWHEMLDLFFVRGRVSKRREEDDLVFFVNNNMKMHGHGFNDNMEDPPPFFVRRWAPMLEKISNINSAGVDWERSFYLNLIAHTSYTVTVAICSVRDLCSRAEKSKPLSPVYKVTKTVYASPSRVNFHLDRRKAVETVPAYPNICFSVDDFDDTFDAVVLSDPEHCYCVILNAHDGAAFPEDTESKNASSNLLNTGSNQEKPPKRTLFSGYVSYQNVREAYNAGRSQFGSLLSLGHDQTKLDKLYMRGPEGRGEVEVAVSGIADQSHERSKKDPGDSFRVFVHRAASAASKLAKHAYEAASTNKRFDHELLPLKCCLMSVSLPWDYIAHDLLHKETPPLDL is encoded by the exons ATGGTGAAAAAACATTCCCATTTGATTGGGTGGACAGTTGTTGATGCTGAAGATGATGCATCAGACGTGGGAATGGATGATCGATTCTGGCATGAAATGCTTGATCTTTTCTTCGTGCGTGGTAGGGTTTCAAAGAGGAGGGAAGAGGATGACCTCGTCTTTTTTGTTAATAATAATATG AAAATGCATGGCCATGGGTTCAACGATAACATGGAAGATCCACCTCCTTTTTTTGTGAGAAGATGGGCTCCTATG CTTGAAAAGATCAGCAATATAAATTCAGCTGGAGTTGATTGGGAGCGTTCATTCTATTTGAATTTAATTGCTCACACATCATACACTGTTACAGTTGCAATATGCAG TGTCAGGGATCTTTGCAGCCGTGCAGAGAAAAGCAAACCATTATCACCAGTTTATAAG GTCACAAAAACTGTGTATGCATCCCCAAGCCGTGTAAATTTTCATCTTGATCGAAGAAAG GCTGTGGAAACTGTACCTGCATATCCCAATATTTGTTTCTCAGTTGATGACTTCGATGATACTTTTGATGCTGTT GTTTTGTCAGACCCCGAACATTGCTATTGTGTGATTCTCAATGCACATGATGGGGCAGCTTTTCCTGAAGACACTGAATCGAAGAATGCCAGCTCAAATCTACTAAACACTGGGAGCAACCAAGAAAAACCACCAAAG AGAACACTCTTCTCAGGCTACGTTAGCTACCAAAATGTTCGAGAAGCCTACAATG CTGGCAGATCACAATTTGGGAGCTTACTCTCACTCGGGCATGACCAAACTAAACTTGATAAACTTTATATGAGGGGCCCTGAAGGACGTGGGGAAGTTGAAGTAGCTGTTTCTGGAATTGCAG ATCAGAGCCATGAGAGATCAAAGAAAGATCCAGGAGATAGCTTTCGAGTCTTTGTTCATAGGGCAGCTTCTGCTGCATCAAAGCTGGCAAAGCATGCCTACGAGGCTGCATCTACCAACAAACGATTTGATCATGAGCTTCTGCCTCTGAAATGTTGCTTGATGTCGGTATCTCTTCCTTGGGACTACATTGCACATGACCTGCTACACAAG GAAACCCCTCCGCTGGACCTATGA